A single window of Oncorhynchus clarkii lewisi isolate Uvic-CL-2024 chromosome 10, UVic_Ocla_1.0, whole genome shotgun sequence DNA harbors:
- the LOC139418378 gene encoding zinc finger and SCAN domain-containing protein 23-like, whose amino-acid sequence MNVVEFLVSLLDVHKQQLKALTRQGEIQEKVLSQLVKDGLTKTLDRSSPQDEAEQRRPGMTTGRDKDPEDWVARLAGLLQEETQKKSQPIRPQGLTNASQTRVQGQMWTVEDKSRQDFLSLRYDTQKGARELGQRLDSAAKHWLRPDLRTAAQVEQCVAMEQFLSLLPKEAGAWVQKQQPRDMEEAISMAEQRLRSGVFTVSSPAPTQTDTAQSSTEVHEQGSVKMQSTSDQPDALTKSFLNQLETVKLEAVHFSLEIPDVGMTSYQEEQDEHKRVPEEGSIFVCKQEVEDPDWHQESAPPEPIQMSVRTTEHESMSVDTPYIFLPRNNPLSSTMYTHPTPTVSSQIPSPQSPPPLAPDAYHPHVQDSPVIDGLRSNASSDETELTARCTRLISEDGQLTWRTLSGVPSPSFHTRQPSPSPSHQCPDCGCCFAQQRNLEEHRNIHTGARPFVCGVCGKAFCHRRTLNKHTRIHSWERPFQCTDCGQTFKLKDTMKRHQVSHSKTGPGVRHLSHSR is encoded by the exons ATGAATGTAGTTGAGTTCCTGGTGTCCCTGCTGGATGTGCATAAACAACAGCTGAAAGCACTGACCAGACAGGGGGAGATCCAGGAAAAGGTCCTCAGCCAGCTGGTCAAGGATGGTTTAACCAAAACCCTTGACCGGTCTTCACCGCAGGATGAAGCGGAACAGAGAAGGCCTGGGATGACAACAGGGAGAGATAAAGACCCAGAGGACTGGGTTGCTAGGCTGGCTGGGCTGCTGCAAGAGGAGACACAGAAGAAGAGTCAACCGATCAGACCCCAGGGGTTGACTAATGCCTCCCAGACCAGGGTACAGGGACAGATGTGGACTGTGGAGGACAAGAGCAGGCAGGACTTCCTGTCCCTGAGGTACGACACCCAGAAGGGAGCCAGAGAGCTGGGGCAGAGGCTTGACTCAGCTGCTAAGCACTGGCTTAGGCCTGACCTAAGGACTGCTGCACAAGTAGAGCAGTGTGTTGCCATGGAGCAGTTTCTGTCCCTATTGCCAAAGGAGGCTGGTGCCTGGGTGCAGAAGCAGCAGCCCAGGGATATGGAGGAAGCAATCAGCATGGCTGAGCAGCGGCTTCGGTCTGGGGTCTTCACCGTCTCCTCGCCTGcccctacacagacagacacagcacagAGCTCAACAGAGGTACATGAACAAGG GAGTGTCAAGATGCAGAGCACCAGTGATCAGCCAGATGCTTTGACCAAGTCATTTCTCAACCAGCTGGAGACAGTTAAACTGGAGGCTGTCCATTTCAGCCTGGAGATTCCTGACGTGGGGATGACCAGCTATCAGGAGGAGCAGGACGAGCATAAGAGGGTCCCAGAGGAAGGGTCCATCTTTGTGTGTAAGCAGGAAGTGGAAGATCCTGACTGGCATCAGGAGAGTGCTCCTCCAGAGCCCATCCAAATGTCTGTGAGAACAACAGAACATGAAAGCATGTCTGTGGACACACCTTACATCTTCCTTCCCAGAAAcaaccctctctcctccaccatgtACACACATCCAACACCCACAGTGTCCAGTCAGATCCCCTCCCCACAGTCACCCCCACCCCTAGCTCCTGATGCCTATCATCCACATGTCCAGGACAGCCCAGTGATAGACGGACTGCGGAGTAATGCTTCTAGTGACGAGACTGAGCTTACTGCCAGGTGCACAAGACTAATCTCTGAAGATGGACAGTTGACCTGGAGGACCCTCTCGGGTGTTCCTTCACCCTCCTTCCACACTCGCCAGCCATCACCCTCGCCCTCCCATCAGTGCCCAGACTGTGGCTGCTGCTTCGCCCAGCAGAGGAACCTGGAGGAGCACAGGAACATTCACACGGGAGCGAGGCCCTTCGTCTGTGGGGTGTGTGGGAAGGCCTTCTGCCACCGCCGCACCctcaacaaacacacacgcatccACTCCTGGGAGAGACCCTTTCAATGTACTGACTGTGGACAGACCTTCAAACTCAAAGACACCATGAAGAGGCACCAGGTTTCCCACAGCAAGACAGGGCCAGGGGTACGTCACCTCTCTCACTCACGCTGA